The following coding sequences are from one Dama dama isolate Ldn47 chromosome 8, ASM3311817v1, whole genome shotgun sequence window:
- the KCNE4 gene encoding potassium voltage-gated channel subfamily E member 4, with translation MLMMEPLNSTDAGIAAPSAPLESPVSGSGHGNEYFYVLVVMSFYGVFLIGITLGYMKSKRREKKASLLLLYRDEERLWGEAMKPLATLSGLRSVQAPTMLNVLQESVAPALSCTLCSMEGDSVSSESSSPDVHLTIQEEGADDELGETSETPLNESSEGSSENIHQNS, from the coding sequence ATGCTGATGATGGAGCCTCTGAACAGCACCGACGCCGGCATCGCAGCCCCTAGCGCCCCCCTCGAGTCCCCCGTGTCCGGCAGCGGCCACGGCAACGAATACTTCTACGTTCTGGTGGTCATGTCCTTCTACGGCGTTTTCTTGATTGGGATCACGCTGGGCTACATGAAATCCAAGAGGCGGGAGAAGAAAGCCAGCCTCCTGCTGCTGTACAGAGACGAGGAGCGGCTCTGGGGGGAGGCCATGAAGCCGCTGGCCACGCTGTCCGGCCTGAGGTCGGTGCAGGCGCCCACGATGCTGAATGTGCTGCAGGAGAGCGTGGCGCCAGCCCTGTCCTGCACCCTCTGCTCCATGGAGGGTGACAGCGTGAGCTCCGAGTCCTCCTCGCCCGATGTGCACCTCACCATCCAGGAGGAGGGGGCGGACGATGAGCTGGGGGAGACTTCTGAGACCCCCCTCAACGAAAGCAGCGAAGGGTCCTCGGAGAACATCCATCAGAATTCCTAG